One Arvicanthis niloticus isolate mArvNil1 chromosome X, mArvNil1.pat.X, whole genome shotgun sequence genomic window, CCACAAAAAGTAGTCACTTTTGAACTGAATATCTAATACATCCAGTGCTTAACATACTCTAGTTCAGACTTGAATCCCAACAAACTTTCCCAGGAAATGGGACATAGGGAACATTGCTTCTCTAATACTAATGGTCTGCTAGGCTCTCCCTGCACCTGGTTACCTCTTATTGTTCCACTGCACCAAGTAGACTGTCTAGCAGGCACCCTAATTTAACCAGCAAGGGACAAAGCATGGGGCAGCAAGAAAAGAACCACTCATTCCATTGTAGGTAACAGTCACCAAAGAAGAGCACAGGCCTGCTCTTTTTATCTGCCCTCACCCTGACTCTGTTCCTGGCTCCTTCCCAACCCTTCATAGGTGGATCTCAAATTATCTCTTCACCACTTCTTAGCTTGGGAACCAAATGTAAACAGGGGCTTTCCTTACCTGGTTTTCTTTTCCTGGAGTGACTCCAGTATCCTCCGCACATCAATCATATGACTTTCCTTGATGCTTTGATGGGAGGCCTGAAGGCTAGCATGGACCTTCTTGGCTTCTGTCAATTCTTCCTTcatcttctgcaaaagcagctttTGTTGCTGGGCCACATACTTTTTGTCTGAGAATTTCCTCTGCTGCATGCCTGACAAGTGACTCTCTAGAGTAGAGGACCTATCAACGTTGATGGGCAGGCTATCTTCCCCACCTGGCTTGGACAACTTGGAATGTGAAACCTTCCCACCTGGCTGCTTATGGCTGTCTATGCCACTGCCCACTTTCAGCACCGAGCTTGTGGGACTGTAACCCACTTCCAGCTCTTTCAGCTGCTGATGACACTGATAGAGTTTTCGTTCTATGTGAGCAATAGTGGCAGAAGTGCGCTGGTTCACCCTCTCAAAGGCCTTCCGGATGTGTGGGGCCTGGTGCCGGTCAGCTTTGGATACCAGCTTGAGGTAGCTCATGGTATTTTCATCCCTACTGGCCTTCTCCACTCTTAGCTGCTCTGAGAGGTAAAAGATTCGATGCTTGACACCTTCTCTCACATTCCGGGCAAGCTCGCCATCTGAGAAGCTAGTGTGACTGCTAGGGCAATCCTCacgggaggaagacagagacctgtAGGAGGGCATGTTGGGGGGGAGGGTTGCACTTGAGCTCTTGGTACTTTCCACCTGTATTGGGAAACAAGAAAACATACAACAGGTGCTCTGTGAGCTTCAAATAGAAGATTTGAACATGTATGGAGACACTTCAGAAACATACTTGTGTGCATAGATAGTAATGTATACATGATTTGTGTATTCACAATGGGCCCAATGCAGACTGTGGGAAGGTGGGGTTCATTTTCTGGGCCCCAACTTCCTCCTTTTCAACACCTACTCCTTGCCAGTTTCCTACTACAAATCTCAGATGGGTATAAACTGATGTCTACATCAGCCTTATCTGCCCTTAAATCTCTCTACCTAGTATCTATTCCAAGAATTCTAATTTATTAGGGGTGGTTCTTATAAAGTAGCAGTAAACTTATTGCCATTAATCtatgtggctttctgtaatgctATTTctgagagataggagaagaggtAGGTAGAGAAATGTCTATGCTAACaggtttattcattcattaaatcATTTGTCCCATACATTATTTACTGAGCATTAATGAGACAAGGTAGGCAGGGAGTCACCTGAGGGCAATGCACTACTATCCAACAAAGGAAGTAAACCACAACATTGAGGCATATGAAGGAATCTTACAAGCATATTGGTGAACAGAAGAAACCAAACAGAAGACCTCACATGGTATCTGGTTCTGTTTGGATAAATTTTAAGAGCATGcaaaaataagtataattttgtATAGGGATGTCTACATAGGTGACAAACTATAAAGGCAAAGCCTAGTCATAAGTAGCATaagtgaagtagaaacttaagggttctttggaaagtcagttgtgttagaaAGTATTTTGTTGGAGCAAACatatgaaggagtgttttcctgaagtggacacaggtaaaaggctaaggcagactcatgaaggaccgcttagctgaagcagacacaagaaaaaggatgttctgctagagcaagcacatgaaaggacacatgatgaaggattctttgctaacaacacacatgtattggtccaccttacattgcatagttgagctccatttgtcaggactccacagagagaaacacaccaaaatacTTCTGGTGGCGTGCTGCaatttcttgccacttctgaggACTCGG contains:
- the Tex28 gene encoding testis-specific protein TEX28 — encoded protein: MVLKVESTKSSSATLPPNMPSYRSLSSSREDCPSSHTSFSDGELARNVREGVKHRIFYLSEQLRVEKASRDENTMSYLKLVSKADRHQAPHIRKAFERVNQRTSATIAHIERKLYQCHQQLKELEVGYSPTSSVLKVGSGIDSHKQPGGKVSHSKLSKPGGEDSLPINVDRSSTLESHLSGMQQRKFSDKKYVAQQQKLLLQKMKEELTEAKKVHASLQASHQSIKESHMIDVRRILESLQEKKTRQSLMEEQVNDHLQRYLDDICHLKQHLACTEEKMAYLSYERAKEIWDVMETFKSRITKLETLQQATQLEMMASLRTRPKDFLFRFISLLLTLTTILLVMVSTLCSCPLPLLNSRLRIFIVFMIIGLGTLAWQKRHVISIIDWQAWIPFKWRPDLKDAKPPSDRH